The Pocillopora verrucosa isolate sample1 chromosome 14, ASM3666991v2, whole genome shotgun sequence genome has a segment encoding these proteins:
- the LOC131775722 gene encoding melanopsin-B-like produces the protein MTTTQKWNTILAITQLLVCLLGIILNGIVMFTIFRNKHRRISAQTYLIFSIAVSDFLSCASAVPLSIAKYFLKEWPFGKAGCQAYAFLIFLLTLVSITHLACISAGKYLTITRSLSRDSYFNTKKVLLIILASWIFSLCFSLAPLVGWSGYGLEGTNITCSIKWHSSHPTDKAYFGVVIFTCYLLPLAVIMFCYFKIHKVSKHIIQNTHQMSGLAMTATQVLLKKHRKSAMYFLAIIAAFVIPWTPYITIASLLVLGKLINPVAISASKVFAKVSFFLNPMLYAIFHRRFRRRFILSVPRSRRVVVSPIGLPSVSRTLAL, from the coding sequence ATGACTACCACTCAAAAATGGAACACAATTCTCGCAATCACTCAGCTGTTGGTGTGCCTCTTAGGAATTATTCTTAATGGCATCGTGATGTTCACAATTTTCCGAAATAAGCACAGGCGGATATCAGCGCAGACGTATCTCATCTTCAGTATTGCAGTGAGCGATTTTCTCTCGTGTGCGTCGGCTGTTCCTCTCTCGATAGCAAAGTACTTCTTAAAAGAATGGCCCTTTGGTAAGGCTGGTTGTCAAGCTTACgcctttttgatatttttactGACCCTGGTTTCCATTACTCACTTGGCCTGTATTTCAGCTGGAAAGTATCTTACTATCACTAGATCTCTTTCAAGGGACTCTTACTTTAACACGAAAAAAGTACTACTCATAATCTTGGCCTCTTGGATTTTCTCACTTTGCTTCAGTTTGGCACCTTTGGTAGGATGGTCAGGGTATGGTTTGGAAGGAACAAACATAACGTGCTCAATCAAATGGCATTCATCTCATCCAACTGATAAGGCATACTTTGGAGTTGTCATTTTTACCTGTTATCTTTTACCCTTGGCTGTGATCATGTTTTGCTACTTCAAAATCCACAAAGTTTCCAAACATATTATACAAAATACTCATCAAATGAGTGGGCTGGCCATGACCGCCACGCAAGTGCTTTTGAAGAAGCATCGCAAGTCAGCCATGTACTTTCTCGCCATCATCGCTGCTTTTGTAATTCCTTGGACGCCTTACATCACAATTGCCTCCCTTCTGGTGCTGGGTAAACTTATCAATCCTGTAGCTATCAGTGCAAGTAAGGTTTTTGCAAAAGTTTCGTTTTTCTTAAACCCAATGTTATACGCCATTTTCCACCGCAGGTTTAGACGGCGTTTTATTTTATCAGTTCCTAGATCGAGACGAGTTGTGGTGAGTCCTATCGGTTTACCATCAGTTTCGCGAACTTTAGCGCTTTGA